The Pseudomonas rhizosphaerae genomic sequence TCATCTTGAGGCAAGTTTCCCGCTTAGATGCTTTCAGCGGTTATCTTTTCCGAACATAGCTACCCGGCAATGCCACTGGCGTGACAACCGGAACACCAGAGGTTCGTCCACTCCGGTCCTCTCGTACTAGGAGCAGCCCCTCTCAAATCTCAAACGTCCACGGCAGATAGGGACCGAACTGTCTCACGACGTTCTAAACCCAGCTCGCGTACCACTTTAAATGGCGAACAGCCATACCCTTGGGACCGGCTTCAGCCCCAGGATGTGATGAGCCGACATCGAGGTGCCAAACACCGCCGTCGATATGAACTCTTGGGCGGTATCAGCCTGTTATCCCCGGAGTACCTTTTATCCGTTGAGCGATGGCCCTTCCATACAGAACCACCGGATCACTAAGACCTACTTTCGTACCTGCTCGACGTGTCTGTCTCGCAGTCAAGCGCGCTTTTGCCTTTATACTCTACGACCGATTTCCGACCGGTCTGAGCGCACCTTCGTACTCCTCCGTTACTCTTTAGGAGGAGACCGCCCCAGTCAAACTACCCACCATACACTGTCCTCGATCCGGATGACGGACCTGAGTTAGAACCTCAAAGTTGCCAGGGTGGTATTTCAAGGTTGGCTCCACGCAGACTGGCGTCCACGCTTCAAAGCCTCCCACCTATCCTACACAAGCAAATTCAAAGTCCAGTGCAAAGCTATAGTAAAGGTTCACGGGGTCTTTCCGTCTAGCCGCGGATACACTGCATCTTCACAGCGATTTCAATTTCACTGAGTCTCGGGTGGAGACAGCGCCGCCATCGTTACGCCATTCGTGCAGGTCGGAACTTACCCGACAAGGAATTTCGCTACCTTAGGACCGTTATAGTTACGGCCGCCGTTTACCGGGGCTTCGATCAAGAGCTTCGCTTGCGCTAACCCCATCAATTAACCTTCCGGCACCGGGCAGGCGTCACACCCTATACGTCCACTTTCGTGTTTGCAGAGTGCTGTGTTTTTAATAAACAGTCGCAGCGGCCTGGTATCTTCGACCGGCATGAGCTTACGGAGCAAGTCCTTCACCCTCACCGGCGCACCTTCTCCCGAAGTTACGGTGCCATTTTGCCTAGTTCCTTCACCCGAGTTCTCTCAAGCGCCTTGGTATTCTCTACCCAACCACCTGTGTCGGTTTGGGGTACGGTTCCTGGTTACCTGAAGCTTAGAAGCTTTTCTTGGAAGCATGGCATCAACCACTTCGTCGTCTGAAAGACAACTCGTCATCAGCTCTCGGCCTTGAGATCCCGGATTTACCTAAGATCTCAGCCTACCACCTTAAACTTGGACAACCAACGCCAAGCTGGCCTAGCCTTCTCCGTCCCTCCATCGCAATAACCAGAAGTACAGGAATATTAACCTGTTTTCCATCGACTACGCTTTTCAGCCTCGCCTTAGGGACCGACTAACCCTGCGTCGATTAACGTTGCGCAGGAAACCTTGGTCTTTCGGCGTGGGTGTTTTTCACACCCATTGTCGTTACTCATGTCAGCATTCGCACTTCTGATACCTCCAGCAAGCTTCTCAACTCACCTTCACAGGCTTACAGAACGCTCCTCTACCGCATCACCAAAAGGTGATACCCGTAGCTTCGGTACCTGGTTTGAGCCCCGTTACATCTTCCGCGCAGGCCGACTCGACTAGTGAGCTATTACGCTTTCTTTAAAGGGTGGCTGCTTCTAAGCCAACCTCCTAGCTGTCTAAGCCTTCCCACATCGTTTCCCACTTAACCAGGATTTTGGGACCTTAGCTGACGGTCTGGGTTGTTTCCCTTTTCACGACGGACGTTAGCACCCGCCGTGTGTCTCCCATGCTCGGCACTTGTAGGTATTCGGAGTTTGCATCGGTTTGGTAAGTCGGGATGACCCCCTAGCCGAAACAGTGCTCTACCCCCTACAGTGATACATGAGGCGCTACCTAAATAGCTTTCGAGGAGAACCAGCTATCTCCGAGCTTGATTAGCCTTTCACTCCGATCCACAGGTCATCCGCTAACTTTTCAACGGTAGTCGGTTCGGTCCTCCAGTCAGTGTTACCTAACCTTCAACCTGCCCATGGATAGATCGCCCGGTTTCGGGTCTATACCCAGCGACTAAACGCCCTATTAAGACTCGCTTTCGCTACGCCTCCCCTATTCGGTTAAGCTCGCCACTGAATATAAGTCGCTGACCCATTATACAAAAGGTACGCAGTCACAGAACAAGTCTGCTCCCACTGCTTGTACGCATACGGTTTCAGGATCTATTTCACTCCCCTCTCCGGGGTTCTTTTCGCCTTTCCCTCACGGTACTAGTTCACTATCGGTCAGTCAGTAGTATTTAGCCTTGGAGGATGGTCCCCCCATATTCAGACAAGGTTTCTCGTGCCCCGTCCTACTCGATTTCATTGACAAGAGATTTTCGCGTACAGGGCTATCACCCACTATGGCCGCACTTTCCAGAGCGTTCCGCTAATCTCAAACCAACTTAAGGGCTGGTCCCCGTTCGCTCGCCACTACTAAGGGAATCTCGGTTGATTTCTTTTCCTCAGGGTACTTAGATGTTTCAGTTCCCCTGGTTCGCTTCTCATGCCTATGTATTCAGCATGAGATAACTGTCTTATGACAGCTGGGTTCCCCCATTCAGACATCTCCGGATCACAGTCTGTTTGCCGACTCCCCGAAGCTTTTCGCAGGCTACCACGTCTTTCATCGCCTCTGACTGCCAAGGCATCCACCGTATGCGCTTCTTCACTTGACCATATAACCCCAAGCAATCTGGTTATACTGTGAAGACGACATTCGCCGAAAATTCGCATTTACTCTAAGAGCAACTCACAAATTTTACCTTAGCCTGAACAACACCAGTGAAAGTGCTGTCCAGTCTATCTTTCTATCACATACCCAAATTTTTAAAGAACGATTCTGAAAAAGATCAGAAATCAGCATTCAACCATCACTCGATGGAATGCTCATTTCTAAGCTTTGACAACGATGGAGCACCAAAAGTGGTGGAGCCAAGCGGGATCGAACCGCTGACCTCCTGCGTGCAAGGCAGGCGCTCTCCCAGCTGAGCTATGGCCCCATAATTGGTGGGTCTGGGCAGATTCGAACTGCCGACCTCACCCTTATCAGGGGTGCGCTCTAACCAACTGAGCTACAGACCCAATCGTCTTCTTCAATGAATCAAGCAATTCGTGTGGGAGCTCATGAGCCAGCTGTTGTCGTCGATTAAGGAGGTGATCCAGCCGCAGGTTCCCCTACGGCTACCTTGTTACGACTTCACCCCAGTCATGAATCACACCGTGGTAACCGTCCTCCCGAAGGTTAGACTAGCTACTTCTGGTGCAACCCACTCCCATGGTGTGACGGGCGGTGTGTACAAGGCCCGGGAACGTATTCACCGCGACATTCTGATTCGCGATTACTAGCGATTCCGACTTCACGCAGTCGAGTTGCAGACTGCGATCCGGACTACGATCGGTTTTGTGAGATTAGCTCCACCTCGCGGTTTGGCGACCCTCTGTACCGACCATTGTAGCACGTGTGTAGCCCAGGCCGTAAGGGCCATGATGACTTGACGTCATCCCCACCTTCCTCCGGTTTGTCACCGGCAGTCTCCTTAGAGTGCCCACCATAACGTGCTGGTAACTAAGGACAAGGGTTGCGCTCGTTACGGGACTTAACCCAACATCTCACGACACGAGCTGACGACAGCCATGCAGCACCTGTCTCAATGTTCCCGAAGGCACCAATCCATCTCTGGAAAGTTCATTGGATGTCAAGGCCTGGTAAGGTTCTTCGCGTTGCTTCGAATTAAACCACATGCTCCACCGCTTGTGCGGGCCCCCGTCAATTCATTTGAGTTTTAACCTTGCGGCCGTACTCCCCAGGCGGTCAACTTAATGCGTTAGCTGCGCCACTAAGAGTTCAAGACTCCCAACGGCTAGTTGACATCGTTTACGGCGTGGACTACCAGGGTATCTAATCCTGTTTGCTCCCCACGCTTTCGCACCTCAGTGTCAGTATGAGCCCAGGTGGTCGCCTTCGCCACTGGTGTTCCTTCCTATATCTACGCATTTCACCGCTACACAGGAAATTCCACCACCCTCTGCTCTACTCTAGCTTGCCAGTTTTGGATGCAGTTCCCAGGTTGAGCCCGGGGATTTCACATCCAACTTAACAAACCACCTACGCGCGCTTTACGCCCAGTAATTCCGATTAACGCTTGCACCCTCTGTATTACCGCGGCTGCTGGCACAGAGTTAGCCGGTGCTTATTCTGTCGGTAACGTCAAAACAGCAAGGTATTCGCTTACTGCCCTTCCTCCCAACTTAAAGTGCTTTACAATCCGAAGACCTTCTTCACACACGCGGCATGGCTGGATCAGGCTTTCGCCCATTGTCCAATATTCCCCACTGCTGCCTCCCGTAGGAGTCTGGACCGTGTCTCAGTTCCAGTGTGACTGATCATCCTCTCAGACCAGTTACGGATCGTCGCCTTGGTGAGCCATTACCTCACCAACTAGCTAATCCGACCTAGGCTCATCTGATAGCGCAAGGCCCGAAGGTCCCCTGCTTTCTCCCGTAGGACGTATGCGGTATTAGCGTTCCTTTCGAAACGTTGTCCCCCACTACCAGGCAGATTCCTAGGCATTACTCACCCGTCCGCCGCTGAATCAGGAAGCAAGCTTCCATCAACCGCTCGACTTGCATGTGTTAGGCCTGCCGCCAGCGTTCAATCTGAGCCATGATCAAACTCTTCAGTTCAATACTGCAATTAGGTTTTGAGAAAACCTTATAAACTTGGCTCAGCAATCGCAAACTCGAGCCCGAAGGATCGAGGTAACTCTTTGATTTCTCGCGGAGTCCTTGTGATGCTGATAATCTTGTTGACTAACAGTCTTAACTCACAAGCACCCACACGAATTGCTTGATTCAATTGTTAAAGAGCGGTGGGTTGATTCTTTCGTCTCAACCGAGGCGCGCATTCTACGCCAGCCTCACATCCTGTCAAGCGTTTATTTCGAAGTATTTTTCCAGAAACCTGAACAACTTCAAACACTTGACTCGCTTCGATCACTCGTCAGCGGGAGGCGAATTCTACAGCGTTTCAAACCGCTGTCAACCACCTTTTCTCACCGCTTCCGACCTGCAAGATCGAAGCACCTCCTCACTGCCTGAACGACTAACTCGTTGATTAACAAGGCGTTTATCGTTTCGGCTGCGCCGGAAGTGGGGCGAATTATAGACAGATCTGGAGGGGCGTCAACCACTTATTCAGATCTTTTTTGGAGTGACTGGTTTTCGCCCAATCAAACGCGGAATACGCCGCGCTACGGCGGGCACCCTAAGCAACATCAGGAACACCCCAGCTGCCGCGTATATGGACCACTCTTCCAGGTCGGCGCGAACGATCCAGAGAAAGTGCAGCAGTCCCAAGCCCAATACGACATACACGAGCCGATGCAGTTGCTTCCAACGGCGACCCAGCCGACGCTGACTGTAGCGGTTGGAGGTTATGGCCAGTGCCAACAGACAGAGGAATGCCAGGCTACCCACGATGATGTAGGGGCGTTTGATCAATTCGACGCCAAGCTGACTCCAGTCCAATCCCAGAATGAAGAAGAGATAGGCCGCAAGATGCAGGCATACATAGGCAAAGCACCATAGGCCCAACTGCCGGCGTACTGCTATCCACCCAGGCCAGCCGGACAACTTTTGCAGGGGCGTCATGCACAGGGTGATCAACACCAGCACCAGGGTACCCAAGCCCAAGCGGTCCACCAGCACTTTGCCTGGATCGGGCCCCAGGGCAAATATCCACGCCTGGTAGAGCCATAACAATGGCCATATGCAGGCGACCACGAACACACTCAAACGCCAGAACGGGTAACGCATCAGTAGTTTTTCCGCAGATCCATGCCGGTGTAGAGGGATGCCACTTCCTCGCCGTAGCCATTGAACATTGCCGTCTCGCGGACATTGGGGCTGAACAGCCCGCTGGGCAGACGACGTTCACGCGCCTGAGTCCAGCGCGGGTGATCGACTTCGGGGTTCACGTTGGCATAGAAGCCATACTCGCTGGGCGCGATGTTTTCCCAGGTCGTGGCAGGCTGCTCGCTGACCAGGCTGATACGGACGATGGATTTGACACTTTTAAACCCGTATTTCCATGGCACCACCAGGCGCAGGGGTGCGCCGTTCTGGTTGGGCAGTTCACGGCCATACATGCCGACGCCAAGAATCGCGAGGGGATTCATGGCTTCGTCCAGGCGCAGGCCTTCTACATAGGGCCAGTTGATCAAGGCAAAGCCGGAACGCTGGCCTGGCATGCTCTTGGGATCCTGCAAGGTTTCGAAGCGGATGAACTTGGCTTTCGAAGTGGGCTCGACCTGCTTGAGCAGGGCCGAGATGGGAAAGCCGATCCAGGGAATGACCATGGACCATGCCTCGACGCAACGCAGCCGATAGATGCGCTCTTCAAGCTGATAGGGCTTCATGAAGTCTTCGAGGGCATAGCGCCCAGGCTTGCCGACCTCGCCATCTATCACGACCGACCAGGGTTCGGTTTTCAGTGAGCCAGCGTTGGCCGCCGGATCGCCTTTGCCGGTGCCGAACTCATAGAAGTTGTTGTAGTGGGTGGCATCCTTGAAAGGCGTGATCGGCTCGCCTTGCACGGTGACCGCGCCCCAGCGTGTTTGACCAAGCTTGTCGTTCAGCCAGGCAGGAGCGCTGCCAGCTTCGACACCTTCATAGCGAGAGGGATCGGCAGCGGATGCCCAGGAAGGAAGTGCCGAGACGGCCAAGGCTGACGCGGTGACGCCCATGAGCGAGCGGCGAGAGAGATAGATCGGTTCGGGGGTGACTTCGGACTCTTTGCAGTCCGAAGCACGTGAGAGCTTGATGAGCATGATGCCTCCGTAGCCTTGGCGTGTTTACCTACCAAGAGACTACGGATTATGCGGGAAATTGAATTTACTCGGCCTTTTTGTGACGACGCATGCGTAACAAATACTGTACCGGGCCGGACGCCGCGTAAGCGAGGAAGATCAACAGCAGGATACGAGGCGGATCACTGAACACCACGGCGAACACCAATACCACCGCCAGGATCGCCACGAAGGGAACGCGACCCTTGAGGTCAAGCTCCTTGAAGCTGTTGTACTTGATGTTGCTGACCATCAGCATGCCGGCGGCCGCCACCAACAGGGCTACCAGGAAGGACATCTTCGAGCCCTGGATGCCGTAGTCGCTGAACGCCCATACCAGACCGGCCACCACACCAGCAGCGGCCGGGCTGGCCAGACCGATGAAGTAGCGTTTGTCGGCCGTGCCGACCTGGGTGTTGAAACGGGCCAGGCGCAGTGCAGCGCCGGCGACGTAGATGAAGGCCACCATCCAGCCGACCTTGCCCATGTCACCCAGCGCCCAACCAAAGGCCAGCAGCGCGGGTGCAACACCGAATGCGACCATGTCGGACAGTGAGTCGTATTCTGCGCCAAAGGCGCTCTGGGTGTTGGTCATGCGCGCAACGCGGCCATCGAGGCTGTCGAGCACCATGGCGACGAAGATTGCAATGGCTGCATAGGCGAAATACTTGCTGGCTTCGGCGGCATTGCCGGCGCTCTGGGCACTGATCGAGTTGATGATCGAGTAGAAACCCGCAAACAGGTTCGCCGTGGTGAACAGGTTGGGCAGGAGATAGATGCCGCGGTGCCGGACTTTGCGTCCTTCGGCGTCATGCCCTTCTTCGACATGCTCATCGATCGGCAGGAGGCTTTCGGCGTCAGGAGCCTTGTTTGGCTCTTCGGGACGTTCGCTCATGGACAATACCTTGCAACGGTGTGGAAAGTTTCGACAGGCGTCTGGGTCGAGGGTTCGACCGCAAAACGTTGCAGCTTTATACCAGAAGCTTGCCACCATAACGAAAAAACGCGGCCTGGGCCGCGTTTTCATCGCTTGGAACTGTATCAGTTCTTGGCTTTGTCGACGATCTTGTTGGCGGCGATCCACGGCATCATGGAGCGCAGTTGCTCGCCGATGACTTCGATGCCGTGAGCGGCGTTGTTGCGACGCTTGGCGGTCATCGACGGGTAGTTGGTGGCGCCTTCGTTGATGAACATCTTGGCGTACTCGCCGTCCTGGATGCGCTTGAGTGCATTGCGCATGGCCTGACGCGATTCGGCGTTGATAACTTCCGGGCCGGTCACGTACTCGCCGTATTCGGCGTTGTTGGAGATCGAGTAGTTCATGTTGGCGATACCGCCTTCGTACATGAGGTCGACGATCAGCTTGAGCTCGTGCAGGCACTCGAAGTAGGCCATTTCTGGTGCATAACCAGCTTCGACCAGGGTTTCGAAACCGGCCTTGACCAGCTCGACGGTACCGCCGCACAGAACGGCCTGCTCGCCGAACAGGTCGGTTTCGGTCTCGTCCTTGAACGTGGTTTCGATGATGCCGGTACGGCCGCCGCCTACGCCCGAAGCGTACGACAATGCGACGTTCTTGGCGTTGCCCGAGGCGTCCTGGTAGATGGCGATCAGGTCAGGAATACCGCCGCCTTTGACGAACTCGGTACGCACGGTGTGGCCTGGTGCCTTGGGTGCGATCATGATCACGTCCAGATCGGCACGTGGCACGACCTGATTGTAGTGAATGGCGAAGCCGTGGGAGAACGCCAGGGTCGCGCCCTGCTTGATGTTGGGTTCGACTTCGTTCTTGTACAGCTGGGACTGGAACTCGTCCGGGGTCAGGATCATGACCAGATCGGCACCGGCGACGGCAGTGGCGACGTCGGCTACTTTCAAGCCATGAGCTTCAGCCTTGGCGACAGTAGCCGAACCCTTGCGCAGGCCCACGGTGACGTCGACGCCCGAATCCTTCAGGTTGCACGCCTGGGCGTGGCCCTGGGAGCCGTAACCGATGATGGCTACTTTCTTGCCCTGGATGATCGAGAGGTCGCAATCTTTGTCGTAGTAAACTTTCATTGAATATCACCTGTTATCTAGGCCGTTTCGGCCAGTCGCTAATTGAGTTAGATGCTCAGCACTTTGTCGCCGCGAGCGATACCGGTCACGCCACTGCGCACGGTTTCGAGGATCGAGGCGGTGCCGATAGACTGCAGGAAGCTATCCAGCTTGTCGCTGGTGCCCGTCAGCTGAACGGTGTAGACGCTACTGCTGACATCAACGATCTGCCCACGGAAGATGTCCGTGGTGCGTTTGATCTCGGCGCGTTGGGCGCCAGTGGCCTTGACCTTGACCAGCATCAGTTCGCGTTCGATGTGAGCGCTTTCGGACAGGTCTACCAGCTTGACCACCTCGATCAACTTGTTGAGGTTCTTCGTGATCTGTTCGATCACTTCATCCTGCCCTACCGTGGTCAACGTCAGGCGCGACAGGGTCGGGTCTTCGGTGGGGGCCACGGTCAGGCTTTCGATGTTGTAGTTGCGCTGCGAGAACAGCCCTACCACGCGCGACAGGGCGCCGGGTTCGTTCTCGAGCAAAAGCGAAATGATGTGCCGCATGATTAGGTCCGCTCCGTCTTGCTGAGCCACATGTCGCGCATCGAGCCGTCCTTGATCTGCATCGGGTAGACGTGCTCGCCGACGTCGACCTGGATGTCGAGGAAGACCAGGCGGTCGGTCATGGCGAAGGCTTCTTCCATTTTCGGCTTGAGGTCCGCAAGGTCAGTGATGCGCATGCCGACGTGACCATACGCTTCGACCAGCTTGACGAAGTCGGGCAGCGATTCGACGTAGGAATGCGAGTGACGACCGCCGTAGCTCATGTCCTGCCACTGGCGC encodes the following:
- the msrQ gene encoding protein-methionine-sulfoxide reductase heme-binding subunit MsrQ, whose protein sequence is MRYPFWRLSVFVVACIWPLLWLYQAWIFALGPDPGKVLVDRLGLGTLVLVLITLCMTPLQKLSGWPGWIAVRRQLGLWCFAYVCLHLAAYLFFILGLDWSQLGVELIKRPYIIVGSLAFLCLLALAITSNRYSQRRLGRRWKQLHRLVYVVLGLGLLHFLWIVRADLEEWSIYAAAGVFLMLLRVPAVARRIPRLIGRKPVTPKKI
- the msrP gene encoding protein-methionine-sulfoxide reductase catalytic subunit MsrP produces the protein MLIKLSRASDCKESEVTPEPIYLSRRSLMGVTASALAVSALPSWASAADPSRYEGVEAGSAPAWLNDKLGQTRWGAVTVQGEPITPFKDATHYNNFYEFGTGKGDPAANAGSLKTEPWSVVIDGEVGKPGRYALEDFMKPYQLEERIYRLRCVEAWSMVIPWIGFPISALLKQVEPTSKAKFIRFETLQDPKSMPGQRSGFALINWPYVEGLRLDEAMNPLAILGVGMYGRELPNQNGAPLRLVVPWKYGFKSVKSIVRISLVSEQPATTWENIAPSEYGFYANVNPEVDHPRWTQARERRLPSGLFSPNVRETAMFNGYGEEVASLYTGMDLRKNY
- the pssA gene encoding CDP-diacylglycerol--serine O-phosphatidyltransferase translates to MSERPEEPNKAPDAESLLPIDEHVEEGHDAEGRKVRHRGIYLLPNLFTTANLFAGFYSIINSISAQSAGNAAEASKYFAYAAIAIFVAMVLDSLDGRVARMTNTQSAFGAEYDSLSDMVAFGVAPALLAFGWALGDMGKVGWMVAFIYVAGAALRLARFNTQVGTADKRYFIGLASPAAAGVVAGLVWAFSDYGIQGSKMSFLVALLVAAAGMLMVSNIKYNSFKELDLKGRVPFVAILAVVLVFAVVFSDPPRILLLIFLAYAASGPVQYLLRMRRHKKAE
- the ilvC gene encoding ketol-acid reductoisomerase, producing the protein MKVYYDKDCDLSIIQGKKVAIIGYGSQGHAQACNLKDSGVDVTVGLRKGSATVAKAEAHGLKVADVATAVAGADLVMILTPDEFQSQLYKNEVEPNIKQGATLAFSHGFAIHYNQVVPRADLDVIMIAPKAPGHTVRTEFVKGGGIPDLIAIYQDASGNAKNVALSYASGVGGGRTGIIETTFKDETETDLFGEQAVLCGGTVELVKAGFETLVEAGYAPEMAYFECLHELKLIVDLMYEGGIANMNYSISNNAEYGEYVTGPEVINAESRQAMRNALKRIQDGEYAKMFINEGATNYPSMTAKRRNNAAHGIEVIGEQLRSMMPWIAANKIVDKAKN
- the ilvN gene encoding acetolactate synthase small subunit yields the protein MRHIISLLLENEPGALSRVVGLFSQRNYNIESLTVAPTEDPTLSRLTLTTVGQDEVIEQITKNLNKLIEVVKLVDLSESAHIERELMLVKVKATGAQRAEIKRTTDIFRGQIVDVSSSVYTVQLTGTSDKLDSFLQSIGTASILETVRSGVTGIARGDKVLSI